In Dyadobacter subterraneus, a single genomic region encodes these proteins:
- a CDS encoding HAEPLYID family protein, whose amino-acid sequence MKHVITTLIFLAINSVAFSQTDSLTKRLPAKIHHAEPIYMDLIRDLGARKGEKELNLGWGLENKSGYIANTGFFEYEFSPVNRLGLEVEVPFTFYKPAFEHKEGDEMPRNRMEGIKLASQYTFLVAPKYGMSMAIGYIHEFKAHSFYSLSHGSAPLKGHSMSPFFVVAKRWGKHVHSMIYTGPEWEFTAGESKPERYYQVNASMHYEFGGTGNLLGVEVNQEYLGMKAETVVRPQIKLALTPNLALGIVTGIPLNLKDHGVSILARVIYELPRRKR is encoded by the coding sequence ATGAAACACGTCATCACAACACTGATATTCCTGGCTATTAATTCAGTCGCTTTTAGCCAAACAGACTCTCTGACAAAAAGACTTCCGGCGAAAATCCATCACGCCGAACCAATTTATATGGACCTGATCCGTGATCTTGGCGCTCGAAAAGGAGAAAAGGAATTGAATCTGGGCTGGGGTTTGGAAAACAAAAGCGGATACATAGCAAACACTGGATTTTTTGAATATGAATTTTCTCCGGTTAACCGTTTGGGGCTTGAAGTTGAAGTTCCGTTTACTTTTTACAAACCCGCATTTGAACATAAAGAAGGTGACGAAATGCCAAGAAACAGAATGGAAGGTATTAAACTTGCCTCTCAATATACTTTTCTGGTAGCACCGAAATATGGAATGTCTATGGCAATCGGATACATTCACGAGTTTAAGGCACATTCTTTTTATTCGTTAAGCCACGGCTCGGCTCCGTTGAAAGGACATAGCATGAGTCCGTTTTTTGTCGTTGCAAAAAGATGGGGAAAACATGTTCATTCTATGATTTACACAGGTCCTGAATGGGAATTTACCGCGGGAGAAAGCAAGCCCGAAAGGTATTATCAGGTGAATGCCAGTATGCATTATGAATTTGGCGGAACCGGAAATTTGCTGGGTGTGGAAGTGAATCAGGAATATTTGGGAATGAAGGCTGAAACGGTGGTTCGTCCGCAAATTAAATTGGCATTAACTCCCAATCTTGCGTTAGGAATAGTGACCGGAATTCCATTAAATTTAAAAGATCATGGCGTCAGCATTCTGGCCCGTGTGATTTACGAACTTCCGAGACGAAAAAGGTAA
- a CDS encoding sensor histidine kinase, with product MKLLNHTLKYLSITLFVIISVWAAIFYINMLDEVYDSLDDGLDNYKLLIIKKAQEDSTILTKNDFAESNYEIREIAESSALPQKDIHVDTLMYMLNEEDFEPVRMLTSAFKLNNRYYELKVISSMVEEDDLIEDLFYSLIWLYITLIVSIIIVNNFLLKKTWKPFYLLLEQLKQFKLGKDPVIKPADTQVKEFKELNEAVGLLINRSLEAYNGQKQFIENASHELQTPLAISINKLELLAEKEDQTETNLVAIGQVIQTLERLTKLNKSLLLLSKIENKQFQDNEQVNINSVFKTIIEEFTDFADYKNVTFSFQENGQLFVGMNKNLAEILVTNFIKNAIVHNIPNGFVRVTVNPSSFTIHNSGSEVPLNQEYIFKRFHKKTNEKNSTGLGLAIVKAIANLYDLSVGYAYENGHQMTVSFK from the coding sequence ATGAAACTGCTTAACCATACGCTTAAATATCTTTCGATCACCCTGTTTGTAATCATAAGTGTCTGGGCTGCCATTTTTTATATCAATATGCTTGATGAAGTATATGATAGTCTGGATGATGGGCTGGACAACTATAAACTTCTGATAATTAAAAAAGCGCAGGAAGATTCGACGATTCTTACCAAAAATGATTTTGCAGAAAGTAATTATGAAATCAGAGAAATTGCAGAGTCTTCGGCATTGCCACAAAAAGATATTCACGTAGACACGCTCATGTATATGCTGAATGAAGAAGATTTTGAGCCGGTTCGTATGCTTACTTCTGCTTTCAAACTTAATAATCGGTATTACGAATTGAAAGTAATTTCGTCGATGGTTGAGGAAGATGACCTGATCGAGGATTTATTTTATTCGTTGATATGGCTTTACATAACGTTAATTGTCAGCATTATTATTGTTAATAATTTTTTGCTGAAAAAAACCTGGAAGCCGTTTTACCTTTTGCTCGAACAGCTCAAACAATTTAAATTAGGAAAAGATCCGGTCATTAAACCCGCTGATACACAAGTCAAAGAATTTAAAGAACTGAATGAAGCAGTTGGTTTGCTAATAAACCGTTCTTTGGAAGCTTATAACGGACAAAAACAATTTATCGAAAATGCTTCTCACGAACTGCAAACGCCTCTTGCGATCAGTATTAACAAGCTGGAATTGCTGGCAGAAAAAGAAGATCAAACCGAAACAAATCTCGTAGCGATTGGCCAGGTTATTCAAACTTTGGAACGACTTACGAAGCTCAATAAATCCTTATTGTTGTTGTCAAAAATTGAGAATAAACAGTTTCAAGATAATGAGCAGGTTAATATCAATTCCGTTTTCAAAACCATTATTGAGGAATTTACAGATTTTGCGGACTATAAAAATGTAACTTTTTCATTCCAGGAAAACGGTCAGTTGTTTGTCGGAATGAATAAAAATCTGGCTGAAATACTGGTTACCAATTTTATTAAAAATGCCATTGTACATAATATTCCGAATGGATTTGTGCGGGTAACTGTAAATCCGTCTTCGTTTACTATTCATAATTCAGGAAGTGAGGTGCCTCTGAACCAGGAATATATTTTCAAAAGATTTCATAAAAAGACCAATGAGAAAAATTCCACAGGTTTGGGTTTGGCAATTGTTAAGGCGATAGCTAATTTGTATGATTTGTCGGTGGGATATGCTTATGAAAACGGACATCAGATGACAGTTTCTTTCAAATAA
- a CDS encoding response regulator transcription factor — MKILIIEDEAELQEVIRQSLEKESFLVETASDYLSALDKIISFDYDCILLDIMIPGGSGLDILQELKDLNKSDNVIIISAKDSLDDKLTGLELGADDYLTKPFHIAELNARIKSVLRRKSFGGKNTVELANVKLDLDDRTVHIDNELLALNRKEFDILTYMVVNKNRLVNKTSLAEHVWGDHMDEADDYEFIYSQIKNLRKKLKDSQAGAEIQAVYGLGYKLVVL; from the coding sequence ATGAAGATACTGATAATTGAAGACGAAGCGGAATTGCAGGAAGTGATACGCCAGTCGCTGGAAAAGGAAAGTTTTCTTGTTGAAACGGCATCTGATTATTTAAGTGCTTTGGACAAGATTATTTCCTTTGATTACGATTGTATTTTACTGGATATCATGATTCCGGGCGGCAGCGGACTGGATATTCTTCAGGAACTTAAAGACCTCAATAAATCTGATAACGTCATTATTATTTCGGCAAAAGATTCCTTGGATGATAAACTTACTGGCCTGGAACTTGGCGCGGATGATTATCTGACCAAACCTTTTCACATCGCAGAATTAAATGCCAGGATTAAATCTGTTCTGAGACGAAAATCATTCGGCGGAAAAAATACCGTTGAACTGGCGAATGTTAAACTGGATCTTGATGACCGGACAGTTCATATTGATAACGAATTGTTAGCACTAAACCGTAAAGAATTCGATATTCTGACCTATATGGTTGTTAATAAAAACCGTCTCGTCAATAAAACTTCTCTGGCGGAACATGTCTGGGGCGATCATATGGATGAGGCGGACGATTATGAATTCATTTACTCGCAAATAAAAAATCTGCGCAAGAAATTGAAAGACAGTCAGGCTGGTGCGGAAATTCAGGCGGTTTATGGTTTGGGTTATAAACTGGTGGTATTATGA
- a CDS encoding TolC family protein: protein MKKTLLLLSLNLISVLPSSGQDTLRLTLEQAQERFVQKNFALIAQKFNVNIAEAGVEQAKLWYNPNLFVETNLYNGYTHKFLPYGKQEDLINPTGGVINLQLQQVLSLTGSRSKLVKLAQSNVALQQSAFQDVMRNARYTLSQTFGNLVNEQAKLRMLNEERLRLENLLEAFRAQLKLGVIAPYEVTRLELEQKNFERDLANLNVQISQDEAIMRVLLAESGTVYIVPSASSPTTNTTPALTQLLDLAYANRPDLQAAQLQIQYNQNNLTYQRSLATPTLTVGADYQRVGSAFPHYVGVQALIDLPVKNRNQGNIQSAKVGIDQSKTTSDLTHLQVEQDVVSASQQYQQALIQQQKISQAYLESIEEISKNATEDYAKRIIDLVSFIDKIRAYKDAKTNLIDLQNDLFQAQQLLNFVTNTKTF, encoded by the coding sequence ATGAAGAAAACATTACTATTACTAAGCTTAAACCTGATTTCCGTTCTTCCCAGTTCCGGGCAGGACACATTAAGGCTCACACTGGAACAGGCCCAGGAGCGGTTTGTCCAAAAAAACTTTGCGCTGATTGCCCAAAAATTCAATGTCAATATTGCAGAAGCAGGCGTTGAGCAGGCCAAATTATGGTACAATCCTAATCTTTTTGTAGAGACAAATCTTTACAACGGCTACACGCACAAATTTTTACCTTACGGAAAACAGGAAGATTTAATCAACCCAACGGGCGGCGTTATCAATTTGCAGCTTCAACAGGTTTTAAGTTTGACCGGGAGCAGAAGTAAACTGGTTAAACTGGCGCAATCCAACGTGGCTTTGCAACAATCTGCATTTCAGGATGTGATGCGCAATGCGCGTTACACTTTATCGCAGACTTTCGGAAATCTGGTCAATGAACAAGCCAAATTACGAATGCTGAATGAAGAGCGTCTGCGTTTGGAAAATTTGCTGGAAGCTTTTCGGGCACAACTGAAACTTGGCGTAATCGCCCCTTATGAGGTTACAAGACTTGAACTTGAACAAAAGAATTTCGAAAGAGATCTTGCCAATCTGAATGTTCAGATTTCTCAGGATGAAGCCATCATGCGGGTTTTACTGGCAGAAAGCGGAACGGTTTACATTGTACCATCAGCTTCATCCCCAACTACAAATACGACTCCCGCTTTAACGCAGCTTCTGGATCTTGCCTATGCCAACAGACCTGATTTGCAAGCCGCACAGTTACAGATCCAGTACAACCAGAATAATCTGACTTATCAGCGTTCTTTGGCAACTCCAACACTTACAGTTGGTGCGGATTACCAGCGTGTCGGATCTGCATTTCCGCACTATGTAGGTGTCCAGGCATTAATTGACTTACCTGTAAAAAACAGAAATCAGGGAAATATTCAAAGTGCAAAAGTGGGTATCGACCAGTCTAAAACAACCTCTGATCTGACACATTTGCAGGTTGAACAGGATGTAGTTTCAGCATCCCAGCAATATCAGCAGGCATTAATTCAGCAACAAAAAATTTCTCAGGCTTATCTTGAAAGCATAGAGGAAATTTCGAAAAATGCGACGGAAGATTATGCAAAAAGGATTATTGATCTGGTCAGTTTTATTGACAAAATCAGAGCGTACAAAGATGCGAAGACAAATCTGATTGATCTTCAAAATGATCTTTTCCAGGCACAGCAACTACTCAATTTTGTTACCAATACTAAAACCTTCTAA
- a CDS encoding efflux RND transporter periplasmic adaptor subunit has protein sequence MKILIGFVPLAFLWLAACNRSEKPKEAETKDTGSTFRTDTVELRNFEEELQFTGQVSFDQKKVDKVFPIVSGNVLEVKADLGAYVKKGQILATLQSGDVSDFLKDQNTAKANFDIAKRNAENVEQLYKTKFSSENDLVNARKQLEIASSELERSNQVLKLYGGTGGPGKQPVFTVKAPENGYVVEKNVNADMQIRSDNSDPLFTISDLTDVWVLINIYESDIQAVKQGAQVNITTLAYPDKVFTGSISNISQVIDNDSKVLQARVVLANPGGLLKPDMFCNVKLHIEKPEKLLAVNPISVIFSQDSYFVIKEVKAGEYKAIPVEILKNTSKFMYVKGALQHGDKVVTEGALMLFSELTNN, from the coding sequence ATGAAAATATTGATAGGATTCGTCCCACTGGCCTTTTTATGGCTGGCAGCGTGCAACCGCTCGGAAAAACCAAAGGAAGCGGAAACAAAAGATACCGGCTCGACATTCCGGACGGATACCGTAGAATTGAGAAATTTTGAAGAAGAACTTCAATTCACCGGACAAGTTTCTTTTGACCAGAAAAAAGTGGATAAAGTTTTTCCGATCGTTAGCGGAAATGTGCTGGAAGTAAAAGCAGATCTGGGTGCTTATGTAAAAAAAGGACAAATTTTAGCTACGCTTCAAAGTGGTGATGTAAGTGATTTTTTAAAAGATCAAAATACAGCCAAAGCCAATTTTGATATCGCCAAACGTAATGCAGAAAATGTTGAGCAACTTTATAAAACCAAGTTTTCGTCTGAAAATGATCTGGTAAATGCGCGAAAACAATTGGAAATTGCCAGTTCGGAATTGGAGCGTTCCAATCAGGTTTTGAAACTTTATGGGGGAACGGGAGGCCCGGGTAAACAACCGGTTTTCACGGTTAAAGCACCTGAAAATGGATATGTGGTTGAAAAAAATGTCAATGCAGATATGCAGATCCGTTCGGATAATTCTGATCCTTTATTCACCATTTCCGATTTAACAGATGTCTGGGTATTGATCAATATTTATGAATCTGATATTCAGGCAGTGAAACAAGGAGCACAGGTTAATATCACCACGCTGGCCTATCCCGACAAAGTTTTCACAGGATCAATTTCCAATATCAGTCAGGTCATTGATAATGACAGCAAAGTTTTACAGGCAAGAGTCGTTCTTGCAAATCCAGGCGGATTGCTGAAACCTGATATGTTTTGTAACGTAAAACTGCATATCGAAAAACCTGAAAAATTATTGGCAGTAAATCCGATTTCTGTGATTTTTAGTCAGGATAGTTATTTTGTAATTAAGGAAGTGAAAGCGGGCGAATACAAAGCTATTCCTGTGGAAATATTGAAAAACACTTCCAAATTCATGTATGTAAAAGGAGCTTTACAACATGGGGATAAAGTCGTTACAGAAGGTGCATTAATGTTATTCAGCGAATTAACCAATAATTGA